The DNA segment CAATCGCTACGAGATTATTGCCCGAGTTCATGAGCGCCGTTTAAGCCTATGCCGCCTCCGCTGCTGGACATTCGCGACATCAGCAAACGATTTGGATCCACCCAGGCTCTGGAGCAAGTTAGTCTGGAAGTCCAAGCGGGCCGCGTTCTGGCTCTGATTGGAGAAAATGGCGCGGGCAAGAGTACGTTGCTGAAAGTACTCAGCGGCGCACATCGCGCCGACGACGGGCATATGCAGTTGCTGGGACAGTCCTATCAGCCGTCGGGACATCCGCATCAAGCCAAATTGGCCGGCATTGCTATGATCTACCAGGAATTGAGTTTGGCTTCGGACCTGTCGGTTGAGGACAACATTCTGCTGGGACAACCCTGTATGGCCGGCGGATTATTGCTGCGGCAGCGGCAACGCGACCGCGTACGCCAAGCCCTGGCGGCCGTGGGTTTGCCAAACTTATCTCCCCGCGCCATCGTCGGACGGTTGTCCGTAGCCCATCAACAGTTGATCGAAATTGCGCGCGCCCTGGCTAGCAACGCGCGCATCATCCTGTTTGATGAGCCTACCAGTTCGTTGCCTCAAGCCGAAGTTCAGACGCTGTTCACGATCATTCGTCGCTTGAAACATGAGGGCTTGGGGATCGTGTACATCAGTCACTTCCTGGAGGAGGTCCGGCAGATTGCCGACGACTATTGCGTGCTCCGCGACGGACGTCAGGTTGGCCGGGGGCGTATCGCCGATGTCTCGAACCGACAAATCATTTCGCTGATGGTCGGTCGCGACGTCGATGACTTGTATCCGAAGGTCTCGTATCAGCCAGGCGAAGAGCTGATGAGGGTACAGAATTTGACTGGCTCGCGATTGCCCGCACCGATCAATCTCGCGCTGCGGCGTGGAGAGATTCTGGGCGTCGCTGGCTTGGTTGGAGCGGGTCGTACAGAACTGGTGCGGTGCTTGATGGCCCTGGATCGGCAACTTACGGGCCAAGTGCGCGTAGGTGACCGCGTCGTAGGCGCGCGTGTTCGCAGCCGCATGGCTAATGGACTAGCGATGTTGTCCGAGGATCGTAAGGGCGAGGGCTTGGCGCTGGATTTGTCCATTGCAGAAAATATCACTCTCAGCCGCTTGGCACCGTATCGACACTGGGGCCTATTAAATTGGCGTCTTCGCCGACAGGCTGCGACCGAGCAAATGCGGCTGGTTGAAGTCAAGGCGCAGAGCCCCGATCAGCCGGTAGGACAATTGTCGGGGGGTAATCAACAAAAGGTCGCTTTGGCACGCATACTACACCAGCAAGCGCAAATATTGTTGTTGGACGAACCCACCAAAGGTATCGACGTTGGTACCAAGGCCGAGATTTACCGGATGATGGGACAATTGGCGGCTGGGGGAAAAACGATTGTTTTTGTAAGCTCCTATTTGCCTGAATTGCTTGCCGTATGTGATCGCATCGCCGTAATGGCTCGCGGACAACTACAAGAAATCCGCGCTGCCGCTGACTGGACCGACGAAGAGATCATGCGCTGCGCTGTCGGCGGCGAGGTTGTTGGGCAATCACCGGACGATTAGGGACAGAATTGAGTTGGGTGTAACTGGCGGACACTGGCAATTTCAATATACGTTCGGGCCTATTAAGATGGATGACTGAACAATGCTGGAATCCGTATACATCGAAACCAAATCTTGAGTTATCTCGTGGCGAATCCTGCGCGGAATGTGGTGATTGCTGGACACCAACAAACACCCAAGACTGGTGGTCCACCCGACGAACAGCTTTTGAGTGCTTCATTTCGCAAGTTGTCATAGACGAATCTCTGCCGGTGACCCGGTCGAGATTCAAAAACGCCTGGCCATAGCGGAGACGCTTAGCTCGCTAACAATCACGAACAAGGCCGAACAGCTAACCGAGTCTATCATGAGGAGGAGAGTTTTCCGGCTAAGGCTATCCGAGATGCCGCGCACATTGCCGTGTCGACGGTCCACGATGTAGAATACCGGCTAACATGGAATTGCAAACACATAGCAAACGCATAGATTTCAAAGCGAATCGCGGCTATATGCAGACAGTCCGGGTGCGAGATGCCAACGATCTGTACGCCCGAAGAATTAATGGAGGATATTACAGGTGAACAATGATCCCATCGTAGAAGAGGTACATGCGATTCGCGATCGACTAGCTGCGCAGTTTGGATATGACATTTCGCAAATTTTTGCTGACTTGCGAACGCGTGAACGGCTGTTGGGAGATCGGCTCAAGAACCGCCAAAAGAGTCGGAGAAAACCAACTCACCACCCAAACGACGAGTCGTCTGGTTCTGAGATGCATTCTTCTCCTGCCGCTGGGTGATCTGATGCTTAAGTTTTGAAGTAGCACTGTTTTGGCCAGGAATCGTACTCGTACTCAATGAAATGGTACTCGTGATCGTACTCGAGACGGGCTGTTCGAGTAGGAGTCACGAGTACCGCCAGGAGCTGAGTACGAGTACGAACAACCAGTTCATGGGGCGCTTCCGGGCCATTAAACATGAAGCGCGCAACTTTAAAATGCGTAAGCGCAGGGACCGCCTTTCCCAAGCACCACTTTCCCCCTTGCATCAACCTAAGTCATGAAGTTCGCCGGCCAGCTTTTTCAGTTGCTTTTCCGTAGCCAACTTGGTCCGCTGGTGGCACTGCTGGTGATCGTGATGATCTTCACTGTTGCCGATCAAGTATCCGGCTCAGGCAGTTTCGCCAGTTGGCGCAACGCGCGCGTACTCTCCAGCTCAGCAGCCCTGATCGCAGTTCCGGCTTTGGGTATGACTATGATTATCATTGCCGGTGGCATCGACTTGTCGGCCGGTACCACGCTCACTCTCTGCGGCACGGTGCTGGCCAGCAGTTTGAAATACCACGTTACTGCTGGCCAACCCAGTTTTGCAACCGATATTGCAGTGGCCGTCGGCTTGACGCTACTGACCGGCTGCCTGTGTGGCCTGTTTAACGGTGTCATCATCAGTGCGACGCAGGTGATCCCCTTTATCGTGACTCTAGGAACCATGACCATCTTTCTGGGGATTGGTCAAATCATTGCTCAGCAATCGACCGTCTACGCTCCAGCCGATCACATTCCGACCTGGCTCCAAAACCTGAGCGTCACCGGATCGAACCCTGACAGATACTTGCTGATCCCCTACGTCCCCACCAACGCGCTGCTAGCCATTGTGTTAGCCTGCGCGGTGGCAGTACTGCTGAAGTACACCATTTTCGGGCGCAATATCTTTGCCCTAGGCAGTAACCGACTGACCGCTCGATTGTGTGGGGTGCCCATCGGCATGACAATCGTCAGCGTCTATGCGTTGGCTGGACTGTTCTTTGCCATCGGCGGCCTTCTGTACTTTGCCGAAGTCAAGAACGGCAATCCGCCAGACGGTGTTGGCCGCGAACTGGAAATTATCGCCGCTGTCGTTTTGGGCGGTGGCAGTTTGAGCGGCGGTCGCGGCTCGATCGTCGGATCGATGATTGGAGCGCTGATCATTGTGGTCATTCGCAACGGCTGTACCTTGCTGCAGATTCCCAATACTTACACGCTGATCATCATCGGTGCCATCATCATCGTCGCCGTGGTGGTCGATCAACTGCGGCATGGATCGCCCGAATGGCTATTCCGAATGTTGCCAGGTACAACCCGGTCAGCGTAGCTGGTATTCAGCGACCAACCTGCCACATTTTTTTGGCCCATGTCCCTTGTCAATCACCGGCCATGGGAAAACATATCATGCATGAAAGCAGCCATTGGCTGACTCGCTCACACAGCACTCCACTTCGACAAGTACCATCACCACGCGATGAACCGACCAAGCAATTTGGCTGAGCTGCTGGATAGCGGCTGGCAATCTAAATCCGTCAAACTTGAACTGCACGACAATTTTGTGCGACAATTGGCGGCCGGCGAACCGCTTTTTCCAGGAATTGTGGGCTACCAGCACACAGTCATTCCCGAAATCAGCATCGGGCTACTGGCCGGACACGATATGCTGTTCCTGGGTGAAAAGGGACAAGCCAAAAGCCGCTTGATGCGCTCGCTGGTTCAGTTCTTGGACCCCTGTATTCCCTACTTGGATATACCAAGTGTCCCCATTCATGAAGATCCACTCCGGCCAATTACCTCGGCGGCCAAACGGTTCCTGGCCGAACATCCGCCAGACGAGGTTCCCATCGCCTGGTGGGCCCGCGATGAGCGGTACACCGAACGCCTCAGCCCCGGCACCAAGTTCGCGGACATTATCGGCGAAATAGATCCGTCGCGACTGACCAGCGGAGTCAGCATGAGCACCGAAGAGGCGCTGCACTTCGGACTAATACCGCGAATGCATCGTGGCATCTTTGCGATGAACGAATTGCCAGAACTGGACGAGCTGGTTCAGGTTGGCCTGTTCAATATTTTGGAAGAGCGCGATGTGCAGATTCGTGGCTATCCCGTGCGATTCGATCTGGATATTTTCATTCTGTTCTCTGCCAACCCCAGCACGTACAACCGCAGCGGAAAAGTCATCCCCCAACTCAAGGACCGCATCGGCTCGATCATCCAGACGCATTATCCGACCGAGCGTGAGCTGGGGATTCAGATCATGCAACAAGAGGCCGGCATCGACCTAGCTGGTCCACATCCGGTAGTGGTACCGTACTTTATGGCTGAGATCGTTGAAGAGATGACTCGCCAGGCACGACGCAGCAAGTACGTCGATCATGCTTCCGGTGTTTCGGCTCGGTTCAGTCTGTCGAACTACCGCGCCATGATCGCCAGCGCTCGGCAACGCTCGATTGTACTGGGCGAATCACCCGCTGTTCCGCGCATCAGCGACTTGGGGCATTTGTACTCATCCAGCCTGGGCAAATTGGAACTGGACCTGATGGGCAGCCATCAAATGTCCGAACGTCAAGTCTTAGACGCGATCATTGCCGAAGCCATCAAAGTCGTCTTCCAAGAGTACGTAGACGCTCACGGCCTAGCGGAAATCGCCGACATCTTTGCTAGGGGTCTGCGAGTCGAAGTCGGCGATCTGCTGCCCAGCTCGCAATACGCTCAGCGCCTGCGCGCCGTACCGCCAGCCTGGGAGAAGGCGTTTGACGTTAACGCTAGTCAACAACCCGCCATGCGCGCTTCGTGCGTAGAATTTGTTTTGGCCGGATTATACGCGCTAGACAAGATCAGCCGCAACCAAAAATTCGGCCAAGTCGTCTATGAGACCTAGGGTGGGCAACAAACCGTAAGGTGGGACCAGCGGGACCTGTACGCGGCGTGTCGTAATGCCAAAAAATGTCTGATGCAACGAAGTCCGCTCCAGTACTAGTTGTTTGTCCCCGCAGCGGTCTACCAGAAAAGGCAGGGTGGGTCGCACAAGCCGACGCAAACTGTTTGTTCGCGCCAGCGAATGTGAAAAACACATGGTACTTAGATATTTGCTAGTTCGGCTGGTGATGGCCCACCAAATCCGTCAACAGAATTTGCAGTAATCGGGCATTTTGGGAGACCACTCAACATGACGCGTTCAACTTGGCTTGGCGGTGTCGTACACACCTACCAGAAGTACGATCCTGCGAAATTCCCCAGCCCCACTCAACCACCGCCCGACTTGGTATCGCAAGCCTTCGAGCATGCGCTGACCTATGGCGAATACCGTGAATTGACCGAAGAGGAATTGGCCCGCGCGATTCGCTTGGACTCCAGCCAAATGGCCAGCCTTGGGCCCAGCATCGAATATCTACAGCAATTGCTGGAACAGCGCAAACGCAAAATCTTGGAAACGTACGAGGTCGTCTCTGTCGAGCGACTGGCCCAGAAGACGTTCACGCGTGCCGCTGGGCGAACTCGCGCACCCAGTCAATGGCGTGACCTGCTGAATCGCGCCGTACAGGGACGTCAGATTTATTTGCTGGAACGACTGTACTACGAAGTAGACGACGACACCAATCCATTTGCCGGTCAGATCGTGGGCTTGATCGAGCACTTGGGCAACTGGTATCAGATTGAAGAGCTGGGTTCTAAATACCATTTCACCGGTAGCCAGTCGGTCACTATCCCGCAGGCGCTGGAGATCAAAGAAGAGTTGGAGAAGATTGACGAGCTGCTGAGGCAACTCGAACAGGCCGCCAAGACCGCGCAGATCGGCATGATCGACATGGAGTTGCTCAGTCAATTTGCCTCGACCGAGGACCTCGGTTCCCTGGAATCTATGCGGGAGCAAATTGAAACGCTGGTTCGCGAATTGGCCGAACGTCAGGGATTAGCGCGCGACGGCACCAGCGGCGCCTTTCGGCTGACTCCCCATGCCTACCGCATCTTTCAGGGCAAACTGTTGCAGCGAATTTTTTCGGAGTTGCAAGCCGGACGCAGCGGACGGCATACCGGCCGCATCGTCGGCGAGGGCAGTGTCGAGTTGCCTCAGACCAAGCCCTATGAATTTGGCGACAGTTTGGCCGCGATGGATACGACTCAAACGGTTATCAACGCGCTGCTACGTGATCCCAGCGCATCTCCGGTACGGCTGACCACGTCCGATATCGAAATCCATCGCACCCGCAATTCGCCTAAGTGTGCTACGGTTGTCATCATGGACATGAGTGGTTCGATGCGCCATGACGGACAATACATCAATGTCAAACGCATGGCGCTAGCCCTGCAAGGCTTGATTACCAGTGAATACCCCGGCGACTTCTTGCGGTTCATTGAAATGTATACCTTCGCGCGACTGCGCCCGCCCGGTGAAATCGTGGAATTGATGCCCAAGCCGGTAACTGTCTACGACCCCATCGTGCGGCTGCGAGCCGACATGAGCC comes from the Pirellulaceae bacterium genome and includes:
- a CDS encoding sugar ABC transporter ATP-binding protein; amino-acid sequence: MPPPLLDIRDISKRFGSTQALEQVSLEVQAGRVLALIGENGAGKSTLLKVLSGAHRADDGHMQLLGQSYQPSGHPHQAKLAGIAMIYQELSLASDLSVEDNILLGQPCMAGGLLLRQRQRDRVRQALAAVGLPNLSPRAIVGRLSVAHQQLIEIARALASNARIILFDEPTSSLPQAEVQTLFTIIRRLKHEGLGIVYISHFLEEVRQIADDYCVLRDGRQVGRGRIADVSNRQIISLMVGRDVDDLYPKVSYQPGEELMRVQNLTGSRLPAPINLALRRGEILGVAGLVGAGRTELVRCLMALDRQLTGQVRVGDRVVGARVRSRMANGLAMLSEDRKGEGLALDLSIAENITLSRLAPYRHWGLLNWRLRRQAATEQMRLVEVKAQSPDQPVGQLSGGNQQKVALARILHQQAQILLLDEPTKGIDVGTKAEIYRMMGQLAAGGKTIVFVSSYLPELLAVCDRIAVMARGQLQEIRAAADWTDEEIMRCAVGGEVVGQSPDD
- a CDS encoding ABC transporter permease; translation: MKFAGQLFQLLFRSQLGPLVALLVIVMIFTVADQVSGSGSFASWRNARVLSSSAALIAVPALGMTMIIIAGGIDLSAGTTLTLCGTVLASSLKYHVTAGQPSFATDIAVAVGLTLLTGCLCGLFNGVIISATQVIPFIVTLGTMTIFLGIGQIIAQQSTVYAPADHIPTWLQNLSVTGSNPDRYLLIPYVPTNALLAIVLACAVAVLLKYTIFGRNIFALGSNRLTARLCGVPIGMTIVSVYALAGLFFAIGGLLYFAEVKNGNPPDGVGRELEIIAAVVLGGGSLSGGRGSIVGSMIGALIIVVIRNGCTLLQIPNTYTLIIIGAIIIVAVVVDQLRHGSPEWLFRMLPGTTRSA
- a CDS encoding magnesium chelatase, translating into MNRPSNLAELLDSGWQSKSVKLELHDNFVRQLAAGEPLFPGIVGYQHTVIPEISIGLLAGHDMLFLGEKGQAKSRLMRSLVQFLDPCIPYLDIPSVPIHEDPLRPITSAAKRFLAEHPPDEVPIAWWARDERYTERLSPGTKFADIIGEIDPSRLTSGVSMSTEEALHFGLIPRMHRGIFAMNELPELDELVQVGLFNILEERDVQIRGYPVRFDLDIFILFSANPSTYNRSGKVIPQLKDRIGSIIQTHYPTERELGIQIMQQEAGIDLAGPHPVVVPYFMAEIVEEMTRQARRSKYVDHASGVSARFSLSNYRAMIASARQRSIVLGESPAVPRISDLGHLYSSSLGKLELDLMGSHQMSERQVLDAIIAEAIKVVFQEYVDAHGLAEIADIFARGLRVEVGDLLPSSQYAQRLRAVPPAWEKAFDVNASQQPAMRASCVEFVLAGLYALDKISRNQKFGQVVYET
- a CDS encoding VWA domain-containing protein, which codes for MTRSTWLGGVVHTYQKYDPAKFPSPTQPPPDLVSQAFEHALTYGEYRELTEEELARAIRLDSSQMASLGPSIEYLQQLLEQRKRKILETYEVVSVERLAQKTFTRAAGRTRAPSQWRDLLNRAVQGRQIYLLERLYYEVDDDTNPFAGQIVGLIEHLGNWYQIEELGSKYHFTGSQSVTIPQALEIKEELEKIDELLRQLEQAAKTAQIGMIDMELLSQFASTEDLGSLESMREQIETLVRELAERQGLARDGTSGAFRLTPHAYRIFQGKLLQRIFSELQAGRSGRHTGRIVGEGSVELPQTKPYEFGDSLAAMDTTQTVINALLRDPSASPVRLTTSDIEIHRTRNSPKCATVVIMDMSGSMRHDGQYINVKRMALALQGLITSEYPGDFLRFIEMYTFARLRPPGEIVELMPKPVTVYDPIVRLRADMSRPDVSEIQIHPHFTNIQHALRLARQNLATVDTPNKQIILITDGLPTAHFEDSMLYMLYPPDPRTEKATLREAAMCQREGVVINMFLVPSWSQSEEDIRFAYRLAENTRGRVFFTAGRDLDRFVVWDYVARKREILG